The following are encoded in a window of Nitrospirota bacterium genomic DNA:
- a CDS encoding glycosyltransferase family 2 protein yields the protein MPYQKVSSSIDCSIILPAYNEAARILPYLRSITSYMRDRGQPYEVLVVDDGSIDATASVVETLGSSVPEIQLLRAPRRRGKGAAVRRGMQAAVGRIQLFADADGATPIQELAHLEQAVASGADVAIGSRALASQLPGYTVHTRWYRTILTTLFNSVVRQSSLRGITDTQCGFKLFRQRVAADLFQVSSIDGYGFDLELLCIAQQRGYRITEIPVNWSHQPDSKFRVSRDVLAMLREMALIRRNKTKGYYAVPSQSRDFHPSAAGQLEFPPR from the coding sequence ATGCCCTACCAGAAGGTTTCAAGCTCCATCGACTGTTCAATCATCCTTCCAGCCTACAACGAGGCTGCCCGCATTCTTCCCTACCTTCGAAGCATCACCTCTTACATGCGAGACCGAGGACAGCCCTATGAGGTTCTCGTGGTTGACGACGGTAGTATCGATGCCACCGCCTCCGTTGTTGAGACGCTGGGTTCATCAGTCCCCGAGATTCAGCTGCTCAGGGCGCCGAGGCGTCGAGGTAAAGGCGCGGCTGTCCGACGAGGGATGCAAGCCGCTGTTGGACGGATCCAACTATTTGCCGACGCGGACGGCGCCACCCCGATTCAGGAACTCGCCCACCTTGAACAGGCCGTAGCGAGTGGAGCCGACGTGGCTATCGGATCACGCGCACTCGCCTCCCAATTGCCGGGTTATACAGTCCACACCCGCTGGTATCGAACCATTTTGACCACCCTATTTAACTCCGTTGTGAGGCAGAGCAGCCTCAGGGGAATCACCGACACGCAATGCGGATTCAAGCTTTTCCGTCAACGTGTGGCAGCAGACCTTTTTCAAGTATCCTCAATCGACGGCTACGGCTTCGACCTCGAACTGCTCTGTATCGCGCAACAACGTGGATACCGCATCACAGAGATTCCTGTGAATTGGTCCCACCAGCCTGACTCGAAATTTCGGGTCTCCAGAGATGTGCTCGCCATGTTACGCGAAATGGCTCTCATTCGACGGAATAAAACCAAGGGCTACTACGCTGTTCCCTCACAGTCGCGGGACTTTCATCCTTCCGCGGCCGGCCAACTCGAGTTTCCTCCCCGATAA
- a CDS encoding Do family serine endopeptidase, whose amino-acid sequence MVTRSKGGDVQGFFTSIGLVMSVLACTVLLSEPTALAAGVPAGLAQGFSEIVKQVTPAVVNIAVTGGEKSGGRGRRSPLPPGPFEGPPGEEAPGGELPTPPPMPPGGGHGRPDQSAGSGVIVDPNGFIVTNNHVVEGATQITVTLSDRREFSAKVVGTDPKTDLAVVKIDAKNLPSLKWAEYEKLQVGDLVLAVGSPFGLSSTVTLGIISALGRGNVGIADYEDFIQTDAAINPGNSGGALVNLSGELIGINTAIFSRTGGSEGIGFAIPSSIALDIVESLQKTGKVVRGWMGVAIQEITPALAKSFKLPEHRKGVLISDVNENGPSHAAGIKRGDVVVAFNGKEVLNVSQLRNLVARTMVGKDAQVKVLRDGKEQTIAVKVAERPTDEMLAKREPSPPKEQVEPVKLPDNVLASLRVQALDAATMSQLNIPAKMTGVVVTSVEGGGPAESAGVQRGDVIQEVNHQVVTKLEDYQKASSALKKDEMAVLLLSRQGNNLFVAVNPQ is encoded by the coding sequence ATGGTCACTCGGAGTAAGGGAGGGGATGTCCAAGGTTTTTTCACAAGTATCGGTCTGGTCATGAGTGTCTTGGCATGTACTGTCCTGTTGAGTGAACCCACTGCCTTAGCCGCCGGGGTTCCAGCCGGGCTGGCACAAGGATTCTCAGAGATTGTCAAACAGGTCACCCCAGCCGTGGTAAATATTGCGGTGACCGGAGGTGAAAAAAGTGGAGGCCGAGGCCGGAGATCGCCGTTACCCCCGGGCCCTTTTGAAGGACCTCCGGGTGAAGAAGCACCAGGAGGGGAACTTCCGACGCCTCCACCAATGCCTCCAGGCGGAGGGCATGGGCGCCCTGATCAGAGCGCCGGATCCGGTGTCATCGTTGATCCAAACGGCTTTATCGTGACCAACAACCATGTGGTTGAAGGCGCCACGCAGATCACTGTCACGCTCAGCGATCGACGTGAATTCAGCGCAAAAGTGGTGGGAACCGATCCGAAGACGGACTTGGCTGTCGTGAAGATCGACGCGAAGAACCTTCCCTCCTTAAAATGGGCAGAATATGAGAAGTTACAGGTCGGCGATCTTGTGTTGGCAGTCGGCAGTCCGTTCGGGCTGAGTTCGACCGTCACCCTGGGCATCATCAGCGCGTTGGGGCGAGGCAATGTCGGGATTGCCGACTATGAAGATTTCATCCAGACCGATGCGGCCATCAATCCGGGCAATTCCGGCGGGGCCTTGGTTAATTTGAGCGGCGAACTCATCGGGATCAATACGGCAATTTTCTCAAGGACTGGAGGATCCGAGGGGATCGGCTTCGCTATTCCGAGCAGTATCGCACTGGACATCGTTGAGAGTCTGCAGAAAACCGGTAAGGTCGTGCGCGGCTGGATGGGTGTCGCGATTCAAGAGATTACGCCGGCCTTGGCAAAATCCTTCAAGCTTCCGGAGCATCGCAAAGGTGTCCTCATTAGCGACGTGAATGAAAACGGCCCTTCCCACGCAGCGGGCATCAAGCGCGGGGATGTCGTGGTTGCATTCAACGGGAAAGAAGTTCTCAACGTGAGTCAGTTGCGGAACCTCGTCGCACGCACGATGGTCGGCAAGGATGCACAGGTGAAGGTGTTGCGAGACGGCAAGGAACAGACTATCGCCGTGAAGGTGGCGGAGCGGCCGACGGATGAAATGTTGGCGAAGAGGGAGCCATCGCCTCCGAAGGAACAGGTCGAACCGGTGAAGCTGCCGGATAATGTCCTCGCATCCCTTCGTGTGCAAGCGTTGGACGCAGCCACGATGAGCCAATTGAACATCCCGGCGAAGATGACGGGTGTGGTCGTGACGTCTGTCGAGGGCGGCGGTCCTGCGGAATCGGCCGGCGTGCAGCGCGGTGATGTCATTCAGGAAGTGAACCACCAAGTTGTGACCAAGCTCGAAGACTACCAGAAAGCTTCGAGTGCGCTGAAAAAAGACGAGATGGCCGTCCTGCTTCTGAGCCGGCAGGGGAATAATCTGTTTGTGGCGGTCAATCCCCAGTAA
- the tatC gene encoding twin-arginine translocase subunit TatC has translation MAFGLNSINQWLQDTIFKPLEDKKMPVMEHLVELQVRLTRVAIITGVVFVGTFFYADLLVKWLRIPLQNMFMPGSLSWVPTDLPTVPFVFLAPAEALWQNVKVAGLFAVAAATPYILWEVWHFVVPGLHAQERRFVAPFVLLTALAFYAGVGFSFFFVLPFALNFLISYGVTAGFIPQISIAQYVGFALWFLLIFGLIFEVPLAITLMAKLGWVDAPFLKRYRKWALLGSFIFAAILTPTPDPFNQCLMALPMYIFYEIGIFSAGFFNKKKPVSEGSAVPAVATAAAGNGSAPSMGLPNVGGGDYVGVPTDRRKERK, from the coding sequence ATGGCCTTCGGTTTGAATTCAATCAACCAGTGGCTGCAAGACACGATCTTTAAGCCGCTGGAAGATAAGAAGATGCCGGTCATGGAGCACCTCGTGGAGCTCCAGGTTCGGCTGACACGTGTAGCGATCATCACTGGCGTGGTATTTGTCGGCACGTTTTTCTACGCCGATCTGTTGGTCAAGTGGCTTCGCATTCCCCTCCAGAACATGTTCATGCCGGGCTCTTTGTCCTGGGTGCCGACTGATTTGCCGACCGTTCCGTTTGTTTTTCTCGCGCCGGCTGAAGCGTTATGGCAAAACGTCAAGGTGGCCGGGCTTTTTGCTGTTGCCGCTGCTACCCCATACATTCTCTGGGAAGTCTGGCATTTCGTGGTGCCTGGGCTCCATGCCCAGGAACGACGTTTTGTGGCGCCGTTTGTGTTGTTGACCGCACTGGCTTTTTACGCAGGGGTGGGCTTTTCTTTTTTCTTTGTGCTTCCATTCGCGCTGAACTTTTTGATTTCCTACGGTGTGACCGCCGGCTTCATTCCCCAGATCTCCATTGCACAGTATGTCGGATTTGCCCTGTGGTTCTTGCTGATATTCGGGTTGATTTTCGAAGTTCCACTCGCGATTACTCTCATGGCAAAGCTTGGGTGGGTCGATGCGCCTTTTCTCAAGCGGTATCGTAAGTGGGCGCTGCTGGGGTCGTTCATCTTTGCCGCAATTCTCACGCCGACGCCCGACCCCTTCAACCAATGTCTCATGGCCTTGCCGATGTACATATTCTACGAGATTGGGATTTTTAGCGCGGGGTTTTTCAACAAGAAGAAGCCGGTATCGGAAGGGTCGGCCGTGCCGGCCGTTGCCACTGCGGCGGCGGGAAACGGCAGCGCGCCATCGATGGGACTCCCTAACGTGGGAGGAGGCGACTATGTCGGCGTGCCGACAGATAGACGAAAAGAACGAAAGTAG
- a CDS encoding Mrp/NBP35 family ATP-binding protein, translated as MARELNVIQPPGSGGSDACVYMWACAICDENETCQKDKEGHSRWLVAKRMERIEYKVLIMSNKGGVGKSTCTTNLAVSLALKGWHVGICDMDIHGPNIPKMVGAEGQKLKISSSGGIIPFQAYNLKIASMSFLLQNSDDPIIWRDAYKYEFINQLLGGVEWQDLNFLFIDLPPGTGNESVTTIDLLGNVSGAVIITTPQEVALLDSRKSVTFCKDSEVPIIGIVENMSGLECPHCHNHIEVFRKGGGEASAIGMGVPFLGRIPLDPDVVIQSDAGEPFAMFNSDTPTAECYHDIANKVEVFCKKRGSLVKIASSQAH; from the coding sequence ATGGCTCGTGAATTGAACGTCATTCAACCCCCCGGCTCCGGTGGCAGTGATGCATGCGTCTACATGTGGGCTTGCGCGATCTGTGATGAGAACGAAACCTGTCAGAAGGACAAAGAGGGGCACAGCCGCTGGTTGGTGGCTAAACGGATGGAACGGATCGAATACAAGGTGCTCATCATGAGTAACAAAGGTGGCGTCGGAAAGAGCACCTGTACGACGAACCTTGCCGTGAGTCTCGCGCTCAAAGGGTGGCATGTCGGGATTTGCGATATGGATATCCATGGCCCGAATATTCCTAAAATGGTGGGGGCCGAAGGTCAGAAGCTGAAGATCAGCAGTTCAGGCGGGATTATTCCATTTCAGGCATATAATCTGAAAATTGCCTCGATGTCCTTCTTATTGCAGAATTCCGACGATCCGATCATCTGGCGCGATGCGTACAAGTACGAATTCATCAATCAACTCCTGGGCGGTGTCGAGTGGCAGGATCTCAATTTCTTGTTTATCGACCTGCCTCCAGGTACCGGCAACGAATCGGTTACGACCATCGACCTGCTCGGGAATGTCAGCGGTGCGGTGATCATCACAACGCCCCAGGAAGTGGCGTTGCTGGATTCCCGCAAGTCGGTGACATTCTGCAAAGATAGCGAAGTCCCGATCATCGGGATTGTCGAAAACATGAGCGGGCTGGAGTGTCCCCATTGCCACAACCACATCGAAGTATTCCGCAAGGGCGGGGGGGAAGCCTCCGCGATCGGTATGGGTGTGCCATTTCTTGGCCGTATTCCCCTCGATCCCGATGTCGTCATTCAGTCCGACGCCGGCGAGCCATTTGCCATGTTTAATTCCGACACGCCGACGGCGGAGTGTTATCACGACATCGCCAACAAGGTCGAAGTGTTCTGTAAAAAGCGCGGGTCGCTCGTAAAAATTGCTTCTTCGCAGGCGCATTGA
- a CDS encoding molybdopterin molybdotransferase MoeA — MKATDVTEGLTQLHEAQRIVLGATPILGLEKISLLDALGRVLGEDIVAERDNPPWDNSAMDGFAVRWNDIKQEHAIQKPVTLEVIEDVPAGKMASKSVGAGQAIRIMTGAPLPKGADTVLKVEDTEFTAESVRVFKPEQQGANIRPQGEDAKKGECIIGKGTQIRSGEAGMLAILAKSFIFAYQQPRVAILSTGDELADLDERFSEEKIINSNSYGIAAAVKEAGGIPLLLGIARDTPAALKEKISQGLTADILVLSGGVSMGDYDFTKAVFHELGADMNFWKLAIRPGQPLAFGKIQGKLAFGLPGNPVSSMVTFEQLVRPALLKMSGHRSYGRPVVQALFQESFSKRPDRRHFLRGVLTREDGVFMVRTTGAQGSGILTSMVKANCLIDIPVEVERVSLGDLVSVQLLSGVAWASPTDSSHTSGHHQSCC; from the coding sequence GTGAAGGCGACAGATGTGACGGAGGGGCTCACACAGCTCCACGAGGCGCAGCGGATCGTGTTGGGGGCAACGCCGATCCTGGGCCTGGAAAAGATCTCCCTCCTCGATGCTCTTGGCCGTGTCCTTGGTGAAGATATCGTAGCGGAACGGGATAATCCACCCTGGGATAACAGTGCGATGGATGGGTTTGCGGTGCGTTGGAACGACATCAAACAGGAGCATGCGATTCAGAAACCGGTGACGCTCGAAGTGATCGAAGATGTTCCTGCAGGTAAGATGGCATCAAAATCTGTCGGCGCGGGGCAGGCGATCCGCATCATGACCGGAGCCCCCCTGCCGAAGGGGGCCGATACGGTTTTGAAGGTCGAGGATACGGAGTTTACAGCTGAATCTGTTCGTGTCTTCAAGCCGGAGCAGCAAGGCGCCAATATTCGACCCCAAGGGGAAGATGCCAAGAAGGGCGAATGTATCATTGGAAAAGGGACGCAAATTCGCTCGGGTGAAGCGGGGATGTTGGCGATTCTCGCCAAATCGTTCATCTTTGCCTATCAGCAGCCTCGGGTCGCGATTCTTTCGACCGGTGATGAACTGGCGGATTTGGACGAGCGGTTTAGCGAGGAAAAAATCATCAACTCCAATAGCTACGGGATTGCCGCAGCCGTCAAAGAGGCAGGTGGTATTCCCCTGCTGCTGGGGATTGCGAGAGACACACCCGCGGCACTGAAGGAAAAGATTTCACAAGGCCTGACGGCAGACATTCTTGTGCTGTCGGGTGGCGTATCGATGGGTGATTATGATTTCACGAAAGCGGTCTTTCATGAACTGGGCGCAGACATGAACTTCTGGAAGTTGGCAATCAGGCCTGGGCAGCCGCTGGCCTTCGGGAAGATTCAGGGTAAGCTGGCTTTTGGGTTGCCGGGAAATCCCGTGTCCTCCATGGTGACGTTCGAGCAGCTTGTGCGGCCGGCACTGCTCAAAATGAGTGGACACCGGAGTTATGGTCGGCCGGTTGTCCAGGCGCTTTTCCAGGAGAGCTTCTCAAAACGGCCGGACCGACGCCATTTCCTCCGCGGCGTGCTGACTCGGGAAGATGGTGTGTTCATGGTTCGAACGACTGGTGCGCAAGGTTCTGGAATCTTGACGTCCATGGTGAAGGCCAATTGCTTGATCGATATTCCCGTCGAAGTGGAGCGAGTGAGCCTGGGTGATCTCGTATCGGTTCAACTGCTGAGCGGCGTAGCCTGGGCCAGCCCGACAGACTCAAGTCACACAAGTGGACATCACCAGTCCTGTTGCTGA
- the mobB gene encoding molybdopterin-guanine dinucleotide biosynthesis protein B, protein MGIPIVAFVGRSNSGKTTLIERVIPELVRAGYKVATVKHTGHGFDLDTEGKDSWRHKRAGASSVVVLSKGSMAMFADVSDQMRVEDVRDRFLDHTYDLIIAEGWKHERYPKIIVVREQVGEIPVSTEGLLAVVSDKPVDLHVPLFGLDDVVGVAALIMKQFPRSQARSEQGLEA, encoded by the coding sequence ATGGGCATACCTATCGTCGCGTTTGTCGGTCGGTCGAACAGCGGGAAAACCACGCTGATCGAGCGTGTGATTCCAGAGTTGGTCAGAGCCGGCTACAAGGTGGCAACTGTAAAGCATACGGGACACGGGTTTGATCTCGATACGGAAGGGAAAGACAGCTGGCGTCACAAGCGAGCCGGAGCGAGCAGCGTCGTGGTTCTCTCCAAGGGGAGCATGGCAATGTTTGCCGATGTGTCCGATCAGATGCGTGTCGAAGACGTCCGGGATCGGTTTCTCGATCACACCTACGACCTGATCATCGCAGAAGGATGGAAGCACGAACGGTATCCCAAGATCATTGTCGTCCGTGAGCAGGTCGGGGAAATCCCCGTTTCTACGGAAGGGCTACTCGCGGTGGTATCGGATAAGCCTGTAGATCTGCACGTTCCACTCTTTGGGCTGGATGACGTCGTCGGCGTTGCCGCGTTAATCATGAAGCAGTTTCCAAGATCGCAGGCTCGCTCGGAACAGGGACTAGAAGCTTAA
- a CDS encoding ABC transporter ATP-binding protein: MPTPILHVQRLVKQFGEFFAVNDISFDIRPGEILGLLGPNGAGKTTTIQMLLGVVTPTAGSIQMFGLDLATDRESILQQVNFSSTYVSLPQALTVEENLWVIGRLYGLSQIRERINDIVKRLEMEEFRHKVTRKLSSGQSTRLGLAKAFLTDPKILFLDEPTASLDPDIAQKIRSFLKEERQSSGLSVLYSSHNMHEMEEMSDRIIFLQRGKIVAEGTAQEIVARFGQADLEEVFVKLAREK; the protein is encoded by the coding sequence ATGCCCACGCCCATTCTGCATGTGCAACGTCTGGTCAAACAATTTGGCGAATTCTTCGCCGTCAACGATATTTCGTTCGACATCAGACCGGGAGAAATTCTTGGATTGCTGGGTCCAAATGGAGCGGGGAAGACCACCACGATTCAGATGCTGCTCGGGGTCGTCACACCGACTGCCGGATCCATTCAGATGTTCGGGCTCGATCTGGCGACTGATCGAGAGAGCATTCTGCAGCAAGTGAATTTTTCCTCGACCTATGTCTCATTGCCGCAGGCGCTCACGGTAGAAGAGAACCTCTGGGTGATTGGGCGGTTGTATGGTCTGTCTCAGATTCGAGAACGAATCAATGACATCGTGAAGCGGCTCGAGATGGAGGAGTTTCGTCATAAAGTGACGCGCAAGCTTTCTTCCGGGCAAAGCACTCGACTTGGGTTGGCCAAAGCGTTTTTGACCGATCCGAAGATCCTTTTTCTCGATGAGCCGACGGCGAGCCTGGATCCTGATATCGCACAAAAGATTCGGAGCTTTCTCAAGGAAGAGAGACAGTCGTCCGGGCTGAGCGTCCTCTATAGCTCACATAATATGCACGAGATGGAAGAGATGTCGGATCGAATCATCTTCCTTCAGCGGGGAAAGATTGTGGCAGAGGGGACGGCGCAGGAGATCGTGGCGCGGTTTGGGCAGGCAGATTTAGAGGAAGTGTTTGTGAAGTTGGCGCGGGAGAAATAA
- a CDS encoding ABC transporter permease — translation MKVHRIYALVVRHMYLYRRSLPRVMEIFYWPFLDLVIWGFITVYLMKFQGQIPGAVTFFLGALILWDVLFRSQQGVTISFLEEIWARNLMNLFASPLKPNEFLAATMVMSIFKVLAVSVVMVVCAGLFYSYNIFVIGLWLVPFVLNLVLTGWIIGVVTTALIMRFGQQAEVLAWSMVFLFQPISCVFYPMEVLPGWLQAIAWANPAAHVFEGMRAVLNASPEPSAHLGWATGLNLLFLGMVIAVFHWMFELCRERGLLVRIGE, via the coding sequence ATGAAGGTGCATCGGATTTACGCGCTGGTGGTGAGGCATATGTATCTGTACCGCCGCAGCTTGCCGCGCGTGATGGAAATTTTCTATTGGCCGTTTCTGGATCTCGTGATTTGGGGGTTCATCACGGTCTACCTCATGAAATTCCAGGGGCAGATCCCGGGCGCCGTGACGTTTTTTTTGGGAGCGTTGATCCTGTGGGATGTGCTGTTTCGATCTCAACAGGGAGTCACGATTTCGTTTCTGGAGGAGATTTGGGCAAGAAATCTCATGAACCTGTTCGCCAGTCCACTCAAGCCGAACGAATTTCTCGCTGCGACGATGGTCATGAGCATTTTCAAAGTGTTGGCGGTCTCTGTGGTCATGGTCGTCTGCGCAGGGCTGTTTTATTCCTACAACATTTTTGTGATCGGGTTGTGGCTGGTCCCATTCGTCTTAAATCTGGTGCTGACGGGCTGGATTATCGGGGTCGTGACCACGGCCCTCATCATGCGATTCGGCCAGCAAGCGGAGGTCCTGGCCTGGAGCATGGTATTCCTGTTCCAGCCCATCTCCTGTGTGTTTTATCCGATGGAGGTGCTCCCTGGATGGCTGCAGGCCATAGCCTGGGCGAACCCGGCTGCCCATGTGTTTGAAGGGATGCGTGCCGTACTCAACGCGTCTCCCGAGCCGAGCGCCCATCTCGGCTGGGCGACCGGTCTCAATCTGTTGTTTCTCGGTATGGTCATTGCCGTCTTCCATTGGATGTTCGAGCTGTGCAGAGAAAGGGGACTGCTGGTGCGCATTGGGGAATAA
- a CDS encoding RNA-binding protein: MGAKIYVGGLPYSATEQELSDLFGRHGAVASARIITDKFTGQSRGFGFVEMSSDAEAQAAITALNGAEMGGRTLTVNEARPQEPRTGGGGGFGGGGRSGGGGGGKRDRW, from the coding sequence ATGGGTGCGAAGATCTATGTCGGTGGGTTGCCCTACTCGGCGACTGAGCAGGAGTTAAGCGATCTGTTCGGGCGGCATGGCGCCGTTGCTAGCGCACGGATCATTACGGATAAGTTTACGGGACAGTCGCGCGGCTTCGGCTTCGTTGAAATGTCTTCGGATGCGGAAGCGCAGGCGGCCATTACTGCCCTAAACGGTGCGGAAATGGGTGGGCGAACATTAACCGTCAATGAAGCGCGTCCCCAGGAGCCACGCACAGGTGGTGGAGGTGGATTCGGTGGGGGTGGTCGTAGCGGGGGTGGCGGAGGCGGTAAGCGAGACCGCTGGTAA
- a CDS encoding response regulator, which produces MPSTLETIRRLSESLLQHTNIDDIVRQVLHTALEVIGEDAGSVLLAEEKTKRLIFHYVVGESADQLRGTSIPWDKGIAGAVFFSGRAEIIPAVREDPRHHSATDHLTGYESRDMIVVPLKRHGGTPIGVIEVLNKATGQVSRDDLDVLVVIASIAAAAIERTNNAEVLRQKDVQLQQSQKMEAMGRLAGGVAHDFNNLLTVMRGFSEMIVGSLDPSAAGRKYAEEVLKAAERASGLTRQLLAFSRKQVLEPRVIDLNGIVSNIEKILRQLIGKDINLSTKLDPNLGWVKADPSQIEQVILNLSVNAHDAMSEGGSLIIETANAELDERFARQSTDLRPGPYVLLSVSDTGTGMNQATLAKLFEPFFTTKAPGKGTGLGLSIIYGIVKQSHGHVAVTTEMGCGTTFKIYLPQVEAPDSDVDVAGLAPTAATGSETILVVDDEEQVRSLESGVLQSNGYKVLSVGNGQEALRILRESPEAIHLLVTDINMPMMNGRELARLAASLHPSMRVLFTSGHPDEDQISSAGMAGKTNFLQKPFTTDSLLRRIRQSLDEIEESSTTKGTSSRSPQR; this is translated from the coding sequence ATGCCGTCGACGCTGGAAACAATCCGCCGTCTCAGCGAAAGCCTCCTCCAACATACGAATATCGACGACATCGTGCGCCAGGTGTTGCATACGGCCCTGGAAGTCATCGGGGAGGATGCCGGGTCCGTTCTACTCGCCGAAGAGAAAACCAAAAGGCTGATCTTCCACTATGTGGTCGGCGAGAGCGCCGACCAGCTGCGCGGGACCTCTATTCCCTGGGACAAGGGGATTGCCGGGGCTGTGTTTTTCAGCGGCCGAGCAGAGATTATTCCGGCTGTTCGCGAAGATCCCAGGCACCATTCGGCTACCGACCATCTCACTGGTTACGAGTCTCGGGATATGATCGTCGTGCCTCTCAAGCGTCATGGAGGAACACCGATCGGCGTCATCGAGGTGTTGAACAAGGCCACCGGCCAGGTCAGCCGTGACGATCTGGACGTTCTGGTCGTTATCGCTTCCATCGCTGCCGCCGCTATCGAACGGACAAACAATGCCGAAGTCCTTCGTCAGAAGGATGTTCAGCTTCAACAGTCGCAGAAGATGGAGGCCATGGGTCGGTTGGCGGGAGGCGTCGCGCATGATTTCAACAATCTCCTGACCGTTATGCGGGGCTTCAGCGAGATGATTGTCGGCTCGCTGGACCCCTCGGCTGCTGGAAGAAAGTATGCCGAAGAAGTTTTGAAAGCTGCAGAGCGGGCATCAGGTCTGACCAGACAATTGCTCGCTTTTAGCCGCAAACAGGTCCTGGAGCCACGAGTCATCGACTTGAATGGGATCGTTTCAAATATCGAGAAGATACTACGACAGCTCATTGGGAAAGATATCAATCTGTCCACGAAGCTCGATCCCAATCTCGGGTGGGTCAAGGCCGACCCCTCTCAGATCGAGCAAGTAATTTTGAACCTCTCGGTGAATGCGCATGATGCTATGTCGGAGGGCGGCTCGCTGATCATCGAGACGGCCAATGCTGAGCTGGACGAACGATTCGCCCGTCAATCCACCGACCTTCGCCCCGGCCCCTACGTCCTGCTCTCGGTCAGCGATACGGGGACCGGCATGAATCAGGCGACGTTGGCCAAGCTGTTCGAGCCGTTCTTTACCACGAAGGCTCCGGGCAAAGGAACAGGCTTGGGGCTGTCCATCATTTATGGAATCGTGAAGCAGAGCCACGGCCACGTGGCTGTCACTACCGAAATGGGATGCGGGACCACGTTTAAGATCTACTTGCCGCAGGTCGAGGCGCCTGATTCCGATGTGGACGTTGCGGGTTTGGCGCCAACCGCTGCGACCGGGTCGGAAACCATCCTGGTCGTAGACGACGAGGAGCAGGTACGCAGTCTCGAAAGCGGTGTCTTACAGTCCAACGGTTACAAGGTCCTGTCGGTGGGAAACGGACAAGAGGCGCTACGGATCCTGCGCGAATCCCCCGAAGCGATCCACCTGCTCGTCACCGATATTAACATGCCCATGATGAACGGCCGAGAGCTGGCGCGCCTTGCGGCTTCTCTGCACCCATCGATGAGGGTGCTCTTTACATCGGGCCATCCGGACGAAGACCAAATTTCTTCAGCGGGAATGGCCGGCAAGACGAACTTCCTCCAAAAACCCTTTACCACGGACAGCCTGCTTCGCCGTATTCGCCAGAGCCTCGACGAGATCGAGGAATCCTCCACAACCAAGGGCACTTCCTCGCGCTCCCCCCAAAGATAG